One window of Dermacentor albipictus isolate Rhodes 1998 colony chromosome 9, USDA_Dalb.pri_finalv2, whole genome shotgun sequence genomic DNA carries:
- the LOC135906532 gene encoding E3 SUMO-protein ligase PIAS3-like yields MLPPQPFYRPLRQVPLVAVPSPEDNGLYFNCGSYPAQSQGVGAASLLLICFAPVVEHSSLDGRTASLLLNGHAYYNMPFTMVNISPLLSHTGKNCFAIWDEAIPTKVGVRVVEAAKVTEDELLSSFDEGSPYAIRRENTEALVKAHFAEADETIVENFQVSLVCPLTKRKIRVPCRGTHCQHAQCFDAYAYLALNEGTLHPSWRCPVCSDQVLLQDIRIDLFTLDALRKADDQCSTVNLLPNGSWASVTDYDDHNVIIIEDSPVKETEGTLHNSFVIDLTVDSD; encoded by the exons ATGCTACCGCCGCAACCATTCTACCGCCCCCTACGGCAAGTGCCGCTTGTGGCAGTCCCATCACCCGAAGACAATGGCCTTTACTTTAACTGTGGGTCATACCCGGCACAAAGCCAGGGTGTGGGGGCTGCGTCACTGCTGCTTATCTGCTTCGCACCAGTTGTGGAGCACTCGTCTCTGGACGGCCGCACAGCCAGCCTGCTCCTAAACGGTCATGCATACTACAACATGCCATTCACGATGGTGAACATCTCGCCGCTTCTCAGCCACACTGGGAAGAACTGCTTTGCGATATGGGACGAGGCCATCCCGACGAAGGTAGGGGTGCGCGTTGTTGAAGCTGCGAAGGTCACAGAGGACGAGCTGCTGTCCTCGTTCGACGAAGGTTCGCCTTACGCCATCAGGCGGGAGAACACGGAAGCACTTGTGAAAGCTCATTTTGCTGAAGCAGACGAGACCATCGTGGAGAACTTCCAG GTGTCCCTGGTCTGCCCACTAACGAAGAGGAAGATTCGGGTCCCTTGCCGTGGTACCCACTGCCAGCACGCACAGTGCTTCGACGCCTATGCTTACCTTGCCCTCAATGAAGGCACGCTGCATCCATCCTGGCGCTGCCCTGTCTGCAGCGATCAGGTCCTCCTCCAGGACATCCGCATTGACCTGTTCACACTGGACGCCCTCCGCAAGGCTGACGACCAGTGTAGCACCGTGAACCTCTTACCCAACGGCAGCTGGGCGTCGGTGACAGACTATGACGACCACAACGTCATCATAATTGAAGACAGTCCAGTCAAGGAGACGGAAGGAACGTTACACAATTCGTTCGTTATTGACTTGACGGTTGATTCGGACTGA